From a single Endozoicomonas euniceicola genomic region:
- the acs gene encoding acetate--CoA ligase has protein sequence MSTGTSHGTVYPVSPELKVRSLVDNERYLAMYQQSIINPEGFWREHGQRIDWFNPFTKVKKVSFDDHFVDINWFYDGTTNASYNCLDRHLETRGDQVAIIWEPDEEGEARKVTYKELHEQVCRFANALKSQGVRQGDVVAIYMPMIVEAIVAMQACSRIGAVHSVVFGGFSPEALAGRIIDSSAKVVITADEGVRGGKKIPLKENVDEALTHPSIKSVEKVIVYRHTQADIAWHDHRDVSWTDMTAIASPYCQPREMNAEDPLFILYTSGSTGKPKGVLHTTGGYLVYASMTHEYVFDYKQGEVFWCNADVGWVTGHSYVTYGPLLNGATLVMHEGLPNYPEVNRISKIIDKHNVNILYIAPTAIRALMAEGDKAVAGTSRQSLRLLGTVGEPINPEAWHWYYKTVGEERCAIVDTWWQTETGAAMLTPLPGATDLKPGSATRPFFGVQPALVDNAGLLIEGEGEGNLVILDSWPGQARTVFGDHDRFIQTYFTHFKGMYTTGDGARRDKDGYYWITGRVDDVLNVSGHRMGTAEIESAMVAHKSVAEAAVVGFPHNIKGEGIYVYVTLNSGTEYSDELKSNLRQWVRKEIGPIATPDIIQWAPGLPKTRSGKIMRRILRKIASGDYDNLGDTSTLADPTVVDHLIRDRALAS, from the coding sequence ATGAGTACCGGCACGTCCCACGGCACTGTTTACCCTGTCTCTCCAGAACTCAAGGTTCGCTCACTGGTTGACAACGAGCGCTACCTGGCGATGTATCAGCAGTCGATTATAAACCCTGAAGGTTTCTGGCGTGAACACGGCCAACGGATCGACTGGTTCAACCCATTTACTAAGGTAAAAAAAGTCTCATTTGACGATCATTTTGTTGACATCAACTGGTTTTACGACGGCACCACCAATGCCTCCTACAACTGCCTGGATCGCCACCTGGAAACCAGAGGTGATCAGGTAGCCATTATCTGGGAGCCTGATGAAGAAGGCGAGGCACGCAAAGTTACCTACAAAGAGCTGCACGAACAGGTTTGCCGTTTTGCTAACGCCCTGAAAAGTCAGGGCGTTCGCCAGGGTGACGTGGTAGCCATCTATATGCCCATGATCGTTGAAGCCATTGTCGCCATGCAGGCCTGTAGCCGAATCGGTGCTGTTCACTCAGTAGTGTTTGGAGGTTTTTCACCAGAAGCTCTGGCTGGACGAATTATCGACTCCAGTGCCAAAGTGGTGATTACTGCCGATGAAGGTGTCCGCGGCGGCAAAAAAATCCCTCTCAAAGAAAACGTTGATGAAGCCCTGACTCACCCCAGTATCAAGTCCGTCGAAAAAGTCATTGTTTATCGCCATACACAAGCCGACATCGCCTGGCATGACCACCGGGATGTTTCCTGGACCGATATGACCGCCATCGCGTCTCCTTACTGCCAGCCCAGGGAAATGAATGCTGAAGACCCTCTGTTTATTCTTTATACCTCCGGCTCCACGGGTAAACCTAAAGGCGTTCTGCATACAACCGGCGGCTATCTCGTTTATGCTTCCATGACCCACGAGTACGTCTTTGACTATAAACAGGGGGAGGTTTTCTGGTGTAACGCTGATGTCGGCTGGGTAACGGGGCATTCTTACGTGACTTACGGTCCCCTGCTTAATGGCGCCACCCTCGTTATGCACGAAGGGTTACCCAACTACCCCGAGGTAAACCGGATCAGCAAAATCATCGATAAGCATAATGTTAACATCCTCTACATTGCCCCAACCGCCATCCGGGCATTGATGGCGGAAGGCGACAAAGCGGTTGCAGGTACAAGCCGCCAGAGCCTGAGACTATTAGGTACAGTGGGTGAGCCCATTAACCCTGAAGCCTGGCACTGGTATTACAAGACAGTAGGTGAAGAGCGCTGCGCCATTGTTGATACCTGGTGGCAAACCGAAACCGGTGCTGCCATGCTGACACCCCTGCCCGGCGCAACAGACCTGAAGCCCGGCTCCGCGACCCGCCCTTTCTTCGGAGTACAGCCAGCCCTGGTGGATAACGCTGGCCTGTTAATTGAAGGGGAAGGCGAAGGCAACCTGGTTATCCTCGATAGCTGGCCCGGCCAGGCAAGAACGGTTTTCGGCGACCATGACCGCTTTATCCAAACCTATTTCACTCATTTCAAAGGCATGTATACCACGGGTGATGGAGCGCGCAGGGACAAAGATGGCTATTACTGGATAACAGGGCGGGTTGACGATGTACTGAACGTTTCAGGTCATCGCATGGGGACGGCAGAAATTGAGTCCGCCATGGTCGCCCATAAAAGCGTTGCAGAGGCGGCTGTGGTTGGCTTCCCTCATAACATCAAGGGCGAAGGTATCTATGTCTATGTTACTTTGAACTCTGGCACCGAATATTCAGACGAGCTGAAATCTAATTTACGACAGTGGGTTCGTAAAGAGATTGGTCCTATCGCCACACCCGATATTATCCAGTGGGCACCCGGCCTGCCCAAAACCCGTTCAGGAAAGATCATGCGCCGGATTCTGCGCAAAATTGCCTCTGGCGATTACGACAACCTGGGAGACACATCCACCCTGGCCGACCCAACGGTTGTCGACCACCTGATCCGCGACCGAGCGCTGGCCAGTTAA
- a CDS encoding PAS domain-containing hybrid sensor histidine kinase/response regulator — MTGWLLALIAMLYVAGLFGVAWYGDRIDLRKKTQLRSYIYGLSLAVYCSSWSFFGTVGQASTDPWSFVPVFLGPLLMFTLFWKVLNKLILVSKKANITSIADFIASRHGKSRGLAALVTFILVLGSLPYIALQLKAIVMGFDLLSFRGEGGVNLQDLVLVVTVLLAVFVIIFGTRRIDTTEHQQGVMTAIAFESVLKLVAFLVVGGWVCWTVFGAGEATFSLPDTRNWVQPAGNWFDVLIFPTFIMMASVVCLPREFHAIVVENSNIKDFHRSRWLFPLYLVLVSALVLPLTYAGKQVFGNSVPADSYVILLPQALGSEAMAVLVYMGGVSAAISMVIVATLALSTMVSNEILMPVILRSSRNGERNFYRFSGLLLNVRRTVIIALLLLTYLLYRLMESSTGIPGLAGLGQLSLGAVIQLLPAVLGGLYIRDSNHKAVYLGLLAGASVWLFTLVVPLFVQGGWLPASIMQDGLFGVPGLKPQSLFGFEATSRPFSGTLIAFVVNSLLYIAGCFCLRPSGVELRQAHQFMNVSEGDSESYRHVRITKDELQALLVRFVDAGKVEALMGETLDGVSGTTLVDREALLASERLLAGVMGATSAKVVMKASLAGGQMRLEDVEAIVDEASEVLQFNRELLQGAIENLEQGVSVVDKNLQLVAWNRRYVELFEYPETLITVGRPVEEIIDHNARRGLCGPGSAEEHVLKRVGFMQKGCAHKSERRHPNGRVIEIRGNPMPGGGFVMSFTDITEFRQVEQALKDMNESLEQRVRERTQELSELNRALELAKSQAEAANRSRTRFFAAVSHDLMQPMNAARLFAASLESSRLPEDAHALASHLNSSLESAERLIKDILDMSRLEAGKLRASIREFCLSEVLEPLKSEFDLLAQQEGLDFRLVSTVAWVRSDPNLLRRLLQNFLTNAFRYSGSDGSYDGSSGRVMLVVRRASNQQLRIEVRDNGSGIPEDKQELIFSEFERLRQDGKGLGLGLSIAKGIADVLGHPLQLRSLPGKGTVFSVYLNTVERRVVQQHRVAMPASSLSHLKVLCVDNEKDILMGMSSLLQRWGCKVECADGRDQAVHIIERQVSDVLLMDYQLEEHCNGIELIQKLREIGGHNIPAVLITANTRQNLREQCLEQGIRFLAKPVKPAALRALLTSVVQSSRT; from the coding sequence ATGACGGGTTGGTTACTGGCACTGATTGCTATGTTGTATGTGGCAGGCTTATTTGGAGTTGCCTGGTACGGAGATCGCATTGACCTCAGAAAAAAAACACAATTGCGATCTTACATATATGGCTTGTCACTGGCAGTTTATTGTTCTTCGTGGTCTTTTTTTGGCACGGTAGGGCAGGCCAGTACTGATCCATGGTCGTTTGTGCCGGTCTTTCTGGGACCTCTGCTGATGTTCACACTGTTCTGGAAAGTGTTGAACAAGCTTATTCTGGTCAGTAAAAAAGCCAATATTACCTCTATTGCTGATTTTATTGCTTCCCGTCACGGCAAGTCCCGGGGGCTTGCTGCACTGGTAACTTTTATTCTGGTGCTGGGGTCTCTGCCTTATATTGCCTTGCAGCTGAAAGCCATTGTCATGGGGTTTGATCTGTTATCTTTTCGAGGAGAAGGCGGTGTTAACCTTCAGGATCTGGTGTTGGTGGTCACGGTATTGCTGGCCGTGTTTGTTATTATCTTTGGAACCCGGCGGATAGATACCACCGAGCACCAGCAGGGTGTTATGACGGCAATTGCGTTCGAGTCTGTCCTGAAACTGGTGGCTTTTCTGGTTGTGGGAGGCTGGGTTTGCTGGACGGTATTCGGGGCAGGAGAAGCGACATTTTCACTGCCGGATACCCGCAACTGGGTACAACCGGCTGGCAACTGGTTTGATGTTCTGATTTTTCCTACTTTTATCATGATGGCTTCCGTGGTCTGCCTGCCCAGAGAGTTCCACGCCATTGTGGTAGAGAATTCAAATATTAAAGATTTTCATCGGTCCCGCTGGCTGTTTCCGCTCTATCTGGTATTGGTCAGTGCCCTGGTATTACCGCTCACTTACGCCGGAAAGCAGGTATTTGGGAATTCGGTACCCGCCGACAGCTACGTGATTCTTCTGCCTCAGGCGCTTGGTTCAGAAGCTATGGCGGTTCTGGTTTATATGGGGGGCGTATCGGCAGCCATCAGCATGGTGATTGTCGCCACTCTTGCATTGTCCACCATGGTTTCCAATGAAATATTAATGCCTGTTATTTTGCGCAGTTCCCGCAATGGAGAGCGCAATTTTTATCGTTTCAGCGGTTTGCTGCTGAATGTTCGCCGCACAGTGATCATCGCGCTGTTGCTGCTGACGTATTTGCTTTACCGGCTAATGGAATCCAGCACTGGCATACCAGGGCTGGCGGGACTGGGTCAGCTGTCACTGGGAGCGGTTATCCAGCTGTTGCCTGCGGTTCTGGGTGGTTTGTATATTCGTGACAGTAATCATAAGGCTGTGTATCTGGGGCTGCTGGCCGGTGCTTCGGTATGGCTCTTTACACTGGTCGTACCATTGTTTGTCCAGGGTGGCTGGCTGCCTGCTTCAATCATGCAGGATGGTTTGTTTGGCGTGCCCGGGTTAAAGCCGCAGTCGCTGTTTGGTTTTGAGGCGACATCCCGTCCTTTCAGTGGCACATTGATCGCTTTTGTCGTTAATAGTTTGCTGTACATTGCCGGTTGTTTCTGCCTCCGACCTTCCGGTGTGGAGCTGCGTCAGGCGCATCAGTTTATGAATGTGTCAGAGGGTGATTCGGAATCTTATCGTCATGTCAGAATCACCAAAGATGAGTTACAGGCACTTCTGGTGCGTTTCGTGGATGCCGGTAAGGTTGAAGCGCTGATGGGAGAAACGCTCGACGGTGTGTCCGGAACCACTCTGGTGGACAGGGAGGCACTGCTGGCCTCGGAACGTCTGCTGGCCGGCGTTATGGGGGCCACCTCTGCCAAGGTAGTGATGAAAGCGTCGTTAGCCGGAGGTCAGATGCGGCTTGAGGATGTTGAGGCGATTGTTGATGAAGCTTCGGAAGTGCTGCAATTTAACCGTGAGCTGTTACAGGGTGCTATCGAAAATCTGGAACAGGGAGTCAGTGTTGTCGATAAAAATCTGCAACTGGTGGCATGGAACCGCCGTTATGTGGAATTGTTTGAGTACCCGGAAACCTTAATTACTGTGGGTCGCCCGGTTGAGGAGATTATTGACCACAATGCCCGGCGTGGGCTTTGTGGTCCCGGCTCGGCAGAAGAACACGTGCTGAAGCGTGTCGGCTTTATGCAGAAAGGCTGTGCTCATAAATCCGAACGCAGGCATCCCAATGGCAGAGTGATTGAAATTCGTGGCAACCCAATGCCGGGTGGTGGCTTTGTTATGAGTTTCACGGATATCACAGAATTCAGGCAGGTTGAGCAAGCCCTTAAAGATATGAATGAAAGTCTTGAGCAGCGGGTTCGTGAACGTACGCAGGAGTTGTCTGAACTGAACCGGGCGCTGGAGTTGGCCAAGTCTCAGGCCGAAGCGGCAAACCGCTCCCGGACACGCTTTTTTGCGGCGGTCAGTCATGACCTGATGCAACCAATGAATGCGGCACGTCTGTTTGCCGCGTCACTGGAATCTTCACGGCTGCCGGAGGATGCCCATGCTCTGGCCAGTCATTTGAACAGCTCTCTGGAATCGGCTGAGCGGCTGATAAAAGATATTCTGGATATGTCGAGGCTGGAGGCCGGGAAGTTGCGGGCCAGTATTCGAGAGTTCTGTCTGTCAGAGGTTCTGGAGCCATTGAAGTCTGAGTTTGATTTACTGGCTCAGCAGGAAGGGCTGGACTTCAGGCTGGTGTCAACGGTCGCCTGGGTACGCAGCGATCCAAACCTTTTGCGCAGATTGTTGCAGAATTTTCTCACCAATGCCTTTCGTTACAGTGGCTCTGATGGTAGCTATGATGGCAGTTCCGGCAGGGTCATGCTGGTTGTGCGGCGTGCCAGCAACCAGCAGCTGCGAATAGAAGTTCGGGATAACGGTTCAGGCATCCCTGAAGATAAGCAGGAGTTGATTTTCAGTGAGTTCGAGCGGTTGCGTCAGGATGGTAAAGGGCTGGGGCTTGGCCTTTCCATCGCTAAAGGTATAGCCGATGTGCTGGGGCACCCGTTGCAGTTACGTTCTTTGCCCGGTAAAGGAACGGTGTTTTCGGTGTATCTGAATACAGTCGAGCGCAGAGTTGTGCAGCAGCATCGGGTCGCCATGCCCGCCAGTTCCCTGAGCCACCTGAAGGTTCTCTGTGTTGATAATGAAAAAGATATTCTTATGGGAATGTCCAGTCTGTTGCAGCGGTGGGGTTGTAAGGTTGAATGTGCTGATGGACGTGATCAGGCCGTCCACATCATTGAACGACAGGTTTCTGATGTGTTGCTGATGGATTACCAGCTGGAGGAGCATTGTAACGGCATAGAATTGATTCAGAAGCTTCGGGAAATTGGCGGGCATAATATTCCGGCGGTACTGATCACAGCGAATACCCGTCAAAACCTGCGTGAACAATGCCTGGAACAGGGGATCCGTTTTCTTGCTAAGCCGGTTAAACCAGCAGCCCTCAGGGCATTGTTGACATCTGTCGTTCAGTCTTCCAGAACCTGA